Proteins from a single region of Hordeum vulgare subsp. vulgare chromosome 6H, MorexV3_pseudomolecules_assembly, whole genome shotgun sequence:
- the LOC123403819 gene encoding U-box domain-containing protein 26-like, translating into MPGSVPLALGLDTVGLQVPWYFRCPISLELMQDPVTVATGQTYDRASIESWVATGNTTCPVTRAPLADFTLIPNHTLRRLIQEWCVAHRSLGVERIPTPKQPADPDLIRSLIAQGPGLPVLKKLRALARESDKNRLVMATHETRAALVEMAFGGSAEEAQAEAMAVLALVGMGEAEAVDVVGREDRVTRLAKVLGSQGTTLEAKVNAGAVVEAAAAVSGAEARVVLGAADGVIEGLVALVDEKANARAVRVGIRGLFALCLAKENRQRAVSAGAASALARRVAEGGCAGELERALAAVERLSRTDGGREAVVSGAGGGAAVVIALVRAMSGRAAEHAAGALVAVVGGSEVLQLEAVRAGAMSQLLMMVQGGCSERAKRKAQHLLKLLRSAWPTTDSMANSDDFLRPY; encoded by the coding sequence ATGCCAGGGAGCGTGCCGCTGGCGCTGGGGCTGGACACTGTAGGGCTGCAGGTCCCGTGGTACTTCCGTTGCCCAATCTCGCTGGAGCTCATGCAGGACCCCGTCACCGTGGCGACCGGGCAGACCTACGACCGTGCCAGCATCGAGTCATGGGTCGCCACGGGGAACACCACCTGCCCCGTCACCCGCGCGCCGCTCGCCGACTTCACGCTCATCCCCAACCACACCCTGCGCCGCCTCATCCAAGAATGGTGCGTCGCGCACCGATCCCTCGGCGTCGAGCGCATCCCCACGCCCAAGCAGCCGGCCGACCCGGACCTCATCCGCTCCCTCATCGCTCAGGGCCCTGGCCTCCCCGTGCTCAAGAAGCTCAGGGCGCTCGCCAGGGAGTCTGACAAGAACAGGCTCGTCATGGCCACGCACGAGACCAGGGCGGCTCTCGTGGAAATGGCGTTCGGGGGCAGCGCTGAGGAGGCTCAGGCGGAGGCCATGGCGGTCCTCGCCCTCGTAGGGATGGGGGAGGCGGAAGCTGTGGACGTGGTGGGCAGGGAAGACAGGGTCACCAGGCTTGCCAAAGTTCTTGGCAGCCAGGGGACGACCTTGGAGGCCAAGGTTAATGCAGGTGCCGTCGTGGAGGCAGCTGCTGCGGTGTCGGGGGCTGAGGCCAGGGTGGTGCTTGGCGCAGCTGATGGAGTCATTGAAGGCCTGGTCGCGCTGGTGGACGAGAAGGCCAATGCCCGTGCCGTGCGCGTCGGGATCCGAGGCCTCTTTGCTCTCTGCCTGGCCAAGGAGAACAGGCAGCGCGCTGTATCGGCTGGTGCCGCATCGGCTCTGGCCCGGCGAGTGGCGGAGGGTGGCTGCGCTGGCGAGCTGGAGCGCGCGCTGGCAGCGGTGGAGCGGCTGTCCCGGACAGACGGTGGCCGCGAGGCGGTTGTCTCTGGCGCTGGAGGTGGCGCCGCGGTGGTGATCGCGCTAGTGCGCGCCATGTCAGGGCGTGCGGCTGAGCATGCTGCGGGCGCGTTGGTGGCCGTGGTGGGCGGGTCTGAGGTGCTGCAGCTGGAAGCCGTCCGAGCTGGTGCCATGAGTCAGCTGCTCATGATGGTGCAGGGCGGCTGCTCGGAGCGTGCCAAACGCAAGGCGCAGCACCTCCTGAAGCTGCTCCGGTCCGCTTGGCCGACCACCGACTCCATGGCCAACTCGGATGATTTCCTCCGACCATACTAA